One region of Endozoicomonas sp. Mp262 genomic DNA includes:
- a CDS encoding cytochrome c oxidase assembly protein has translation MDEPLEKQTRRTLIRLILIALGMFGFGFAMVPLYDVFCQVTGLNGKTDPVPYQAKESSIDTSRTIKVQFVATKNGDMSWDFAPSISEINLHPGEVGKLVFFARNPGDRRIVGQAIPSVSPFQATNFLHKVECFCFTTQTLEAGEEKEMPLRVIVDQELPKHINKLTLSYTLFDVTE, from the coding sequence ATGGATGAACCGCTGGAGAAACAAACCAGACGCACTCTGATTCGTTTGATACTTATAGCCCTGGGCATGTTTGGCTTTGGCTTTGCCATGGTGCCCTTGTATGACGTGTTTTGTCAGGTAACAGGCTTGAATGGAAAGACTGACCCGGTTCCCTATCAGGCAAAAGAATCCAGCATTGATACCAGTAGAACCATCAAGGTGCAGTTTGTGGCCACAAAAAATGGAGATATGAGCTGGGATTTTGCTCCCAGCATCTCAGAAATCAATCTCCATCCTGGTGAAGTGGGAAAGCTGGTTTTTTTTGCCAGAAACCCGGGGGACAGGCGCATTGTCGGGCAGGCGATTCCCAGTGTTTCACCGTTTCAGGCCACAAATTTTTTGCATAAGGTTGAGTGCTTTTGCTTTACAACCCAGACCCTGGAAGCCGGTGAAGAAAAAGAAATGCCGTTAAGGGTTATTGTGGACCAGGAACTGCCGAAGCATATCAATAAGTTAACGCTGTCTTACACACTGTTTGATGTAACAGAATAA
- the ctaD gene encoding cytochrome c oxidase subunit I, protein MTAVTGDQNNDNHDEHHHGPAKGLMRWVYTTNHKDIGSMYLWFSFVMFLVGGAMAMVIRAELFQPGLHIVDPGFFNQMTTMHGLIMVFGAVMPAFVGLANWMIPLMVGAPDMALPRMNNWSFWILPFAALMLVSTLFMEGGGPNFGWTFYAPLSTDYAPPSTTYFIFAIHMLGISSIMGAINIIATILNMRAPGMTLMKMPLFCWTWLITAYLLIAVMPVLAGAVTMMLMDIHFGTSFFNAGGGGDPVLFQHIFWFFGHPEVYIMILPSFGIVSCIIPAFARKPLFGYTSMVYATASIAFLSFIVWVHHMFTVGIPLVGELFFMYATMLIAVPTGVKIFNWVTTMFRGSMTFETPMLFSIAFVVLFTLGGFSGLMLSIAPADFQYHDTYFVVAHFHYVLVPGAIFAIFAGTYYWLPKWTGHMYDETLAKVHFWMSFIGMNLTFFPMHFVGLAGMPRRIPDYALQFADFNQISSVGGFMFGLTQLLFLFIVVKCILGGKKSEAKSWEGAEGLEWSVPSPAPYHTFSTPPEVK, encoded by the coding sequence ATGACAGCTGTGACAGGTGATCAGAATAACGATAATCACGATGAGCATCATCATGGCCCTGCCAAGGGACTGATGCGCTGGGTATATACCACCAATCATAAAGATATTGGCTCAATGTACCTGTGGTTCAGCTTTGTCATGTTCCTGGTGGGAGGCGCCATGGCCATGGTGATTCGGGCTGAACTGTTTCAGCCCGGGTTGCATATTGTGGATCCGGGGTTTTTTAACCAGATGACCACCATGCATGGCCTTATTATGGTGTTCGGAGCCGTAATGCCGGCGTTTGTTGGATTGGCCAACTGGATGATTCCTCTGATGGTGGGTGCTCCTGACATGGCACTGCCCAGAATGAATAACTGGAGTTTCTGGATTTTGCCCTTTGCGGCATTGATGCTGGTGAGCACGCTCTTTATGGAAGGAGGTGGACCTAACTTTGGCTGGACCTTTTATGCGCCGCTATCCACCGATTATGCACCCCCTTCAACCACCTATTTTATTTTTGCCATCCATATGCTGGGTATCTCTTCCATTATGGGAGCGATTAATATTATTGCCACCATCCTGAATATGCGTGCCCCCGGCATGACCCTGATGAAGATGCCGCTGTTTTGCTGGACCTGGCTTATTACCGCTTATTTGTTGATTGCCGTCATGCCTGTATTGGCGGGGGCTGTCACCATGATGCTGATGGATATTCACTTTGGTACCAGCTTCTTTAATGCCGGAGGTGGTGGTGACCCGGTTCTGTTCCAGCATATATTCTGGTTCTTCGGGCATCCTGAAGTTTATATAATGATCCTGCCTTCCTTCGGCATTGTTTCCTGCATTATTCCGGCGTTTGCCCGTAAGCCACTCTTTGGTTATACCTCCATGGTTTATGCCACGGCCAGTATTGCATTTTTGTCGTTTATTGTCTGGGTTCACCATATGTTTACGGTGGGTATTCCTTTGGTAGGCGAGCTGTTCTTTATGTATGCCACCATGCTGATTGCAGTGCCCACTGGCGTAAAAATCTTCAACTGGGTAACAACCATGTTCAGGGGGTCAATGACCTTTGAAACCCCCATGTTATTCTCAATTGCCTTTGTTGTGCTATTTACTCTGGGTGGTTTTTCGGGGCTGATGCTGTCCATTGCCCCGGCTGATTTCCAGTACCACGATACCTATTTCGTAGTTGCCCACTTCCATTATGTTCTGGTGCCCGGGGCGATCTTTGCCATTTTTGCCGGTACTTACTACTGGCTGCCCAAATGGACCGGGCATATGTATGACGAAACCCTGGCTAAAGTGCATTTCTGGATGTCATTTATCGGGATGAACTTAACTTTCTTCCCGATGCACTTTGTGGGTCTAGCGGGTATGCCGCGCCGGATACCGGATTATGCCCTGCAGTTTGCTGACTTTAACCAGATTTCCAGTGTTGGCGGATTTATGTTTGGACTGACCCAGTTACTGTTCCTGTTTATTGTGGTCAAGTGCATTTTAGGGGGCAAAAAGAGTGAGGCTAAATCCTGGGAAGGTGCAGAAGGACTCGAATGGAGTGTGCCCTCTCCTGCACCCTATCATACATTTTCTACACCACCGGAAGTGAAGTAA
- a CDS encoding cytochrome c oxidase subunit 3, whose product MANEGSYYVPAQSKWPIIASIGLFLTLTGTAMMMNDMSAGEKSSTPHWILFAGGLLMAWMLFGWFGNVIQESRSGLYSPQMDRSFRWGMGWFIFSEVMFFGAFFGVLFYVRFFSIPWLGGEGVGAMTNELLWPGFTADWPLMQNPDNERYPGASGLIDPFHLPLLNTLLLITSSVTVTFAHHALRRNDRYKLKLWLIATLVFGFAFLFFQVEEYIEAYTELGLTLQAGIYGSTFFILTGFHGAHVTLGAIILTVMLFRVYKGHFEPEKHFAFEAASWYWHFVDVVWVGLFIFVYLV is encoded by the coding sequence ATGGCTAATGAAGGATCTTATTACGTACCCGCCCAGAGTAAATGGCCAATAATTGCATCCATTGGTCTGTTTTTGACCCTGACGGGTACGGCCATGATGATGAATGATATGAGTGCTGGGGAAAAAAGCTCCACTCCGCACTGGATACTGTTTGCCGGCGGCCTATTGATGGCGTGGATGCTGTTTGGCTGGTTTGGCAACGTTATTCAGGAGTCCAGGTCTGGTCTGTATAGCCCACAGATGGATCGTAGCTTCCGCTGGGGGATGGGCTGGTTTATTTTCTCTGAAGTGATGTTTTTTGGCGCTTTTTTTGGTGTCCTGTTTTATGTCCGCTTTTTTTCTATTCCCTGGCTGGGGGGCGAGGGGGTGGGAGCCATGACCAATGAGCTGCTCTGGCCCGGATTTACCGCAGACTGGCCATTGATGCAGAACCCTGATAACGAGCGGTATCCCGGAGCTTCCGGGCTAATTGATCCTTTCCATTTGCCCCTGTTAAATACCCTGCTTTTGATAACCTCCAGTGTCACTGTTACCTTTGCTCATCATGCCCTTAGAAGGAATGACCGCTATAAGCTTAAGCTGTGGCTAATTGCAACGTTGGTTTTTGGCTTTGCATTTCTATTCTTCCAGGTGGAAGAATATATTGAAGCCTACACAGAACTTGGGTTAACCCTGCAAGCAGGAATCTACGGATCAACATTTTTTATTTTGACCGGGTTCCACGGGGCTCATGTTACCCTGGGTGCGATAATTCTAACGGTCATGCTGTTCAGGGTGTATAAAGGCCACTTTGAGCCAGAAAAACATTTTGCCTTTGAAGCGGCCAGCTGGTACTGGCACTTTGTTGACGTGGTCTGGGTGGGGTTATTTATTTTTGTTTATCTTGTATAA